A region of Mauremys mutica isolate MM-2020 ecotype Southern chromosome 2, ASM2049712v1, whole genome shotgun sequence DNA encodes the following proteins:
- the CCDC127 gene encoding coiled-coil domain-containing protein 127 isoform X2, translating to MCLSLPPSPESEREGWIWSRESQKEIEKEKKEYYRRLTSVQRDLESKYRDIITQNRRTVAHLELELEKEHNRTLSYREALISQSRKLVEERRVLEQEREKLEQEKQVLQHSGAAGALYQSCLAKEAQWQKRANIVIKEFEEALLERQDIYCSFVLPRNQRLEIEKNLLVRAATDPVAMDIEMENGLKDIFKYDTHCGNVLNTNKRQNGRLMWLYLRYWELTVELKKFKRVEKALLEK from the exons ATGTGTCTGAGCCTACCCCCATCTCCAGAGTCAGAGAGAGAAG GTTGGATCTGGTCCAGAGAGTCTCAGAAAGAgatagaaaaggaaaaaaaagaatattACAGAAGACTAACATCTGTACAAAGAGATCTTGAATCAAAATATCGTGACATAATCACACAAAATCGTCGCACAGTCGCTCACTTGGAGTTGGAGCTTGAAAAGGAACACAACAGAACCCTGAGTTATCGTGAAGCCCTAATCTCCCAGAGTCGCAAATTAGTAGAAGAAAGAAGAGTTCTAGAACAGGAACGTGAAAAGTTAGAGCAAGAAAAACAGGTTCTGCAGCACTCAGGGGCAGCAGGTGCCTTGTACCAGAGTTGTCTTGCAAAGGAAGCACAATGGCAAAAGAGAGCTAATATTGTaataaaagaatttgaagaagcACTTTTAGAAAGACAAGATATCTACTGCAGTTTTGTGCTGCCCAGAAACCAGCGGCTAGAAATAGAGAAAAATTTGCTAGTTAGAGCAGCAACTGATCCTGTTGCTATGGATATAGAAATGGAAAATGGtttaaaagatatttttaaatatgaTACACATTGTGGTAATGTGCTGAACACAAACAAACGTCAAAATGGAAGACTAATGTGGCTTTATCTCAGATATTGGGAACTAACTGTTGAATTAAAAAAGTTCAAGAGGGTAGAGAAGGCCCTGTTGGAAAAATAA